The Trueperaceae bacterium DNA window AGGGCAGCCACCACGTGGTGAGGAACGTCGTCTCGCACTCGAACCACGGCGACGGCATCTACATCGCCGGCGACGAGAACCTCGTCGAGGACACGGTGAGCTACGACAACTTCTCGCGCTCGAACGGCGGCGAGAGCGCCGACGGCTTCAACGTCGACCACGGCAGCGGGAACGTGCTGAGGCGCGTGCTGGCCTACGAGAACTCCGACGACGGCATCGACATCTGGGCCTCGACCGACACCCTGGTCGAGCGCAGCGCCTCGTTCCGCAACGGCCGGGGCACGGTCGGCAACGGGATGGGCTTCAAGCTCGGGCGCAACGGCATCTCGTCGGGCAACGTGGTGCGCTTCAACGTCGCCTTCTCGAACCGGGCCCACAACTTCACCGACAACGGCGCGGGGGGCCTGGAGATCTACAACAACACGTCGTTCGACGCCGGCGGCTTCGGCTTCGCCGTCCGCGGGCGGCCGGGGATCGAGCGCTCGCTGGTGGCCAACAACATCAGCTTCCGCGACGCGCAGGGCGTCCTCATCGACGTCGAGGCGGCCGGCGGCACGAGGCCGACAAGCCGCAACAACACCTGGGACCTGGGCATCTCCGACCCGCTGTTCGTCTCCACCGACCCTGCCTCCCCCGACTTCCTCAGGCTGCGGCCCGACAGCCCCGCCATCGACGCGGGCCTCGACGTGGGCCTGCCGTTCCTCGGCGCCGCGGCGGACCTGGGCGCGTTCGAGGCGCAGGACGACGTGGCGGCCGACGCCAACGCGCTCGGGGCGCTCGCGTCCCAGGCCGACCCGCTCGGCACGGGGAGCGACCCGGACGCCGAGGACCGCTAGCCCGCCGGCGGCCCAGCGTCAGTCGGCCAGCCTGAACGCGTCGACGGCCGCGCCGTGGGCGAGCCACCGCGCCCACCGCTCGGACGCGTCGGCGTCGAGGAGCCCCCGGACCTCGAGGCGGGCGAGCCAGTCGCAGGTCGTGCGCCGCCAGACGTCGTGCCTGGCGTAGAGCATCGGCAGCGACCTGGCGTCGTCG harbors:
- a CDS encoding right-handed parallel beta-helix repeat-containing protein codes for the protein MPQHTQGTRRRAGLYVAIALLAAFSAMLGTSQPGPGADLTLEVEDEWVHLYPHALELGGSARLGGREVEAEAVSWEVLSGPGEVAFEGEGFDVTATFAEPGTYRLLVRAEAAGRTASREVTVSVVVAEADYYVSPDGDDRNDGRTISTPFRTIEKAAAVVRPGDVVLLRGGVYYEYNTADSWRRSGEEGAPITFGSYPGERAIVDGSHVERPAWSKNPSAPELVRIVGLDWYVFDGITFRNSAGRGLALEGSHHVVRNVVSHSNHGDGIYIAGDENLVEDTVSYDNFSRSNGGESADGFNVDHGSGNVLRRVLAYENSDDGIDIWASTDTLVERSASFRNGRGTVGNGMGFKLGRNGISSGNVVRFNVAFSNRAHNFTDNGAGGLEIYNNTSFDAGGFGFAVRGRPGIERSLVANNISFRDAQGVLIDVEAAGGTRPTSRNNTWDLGISDPLFVSTDPASPDFLRLRPDSPAIDAGLDVGLPFLGAAADLGAFEAQDDVAADANALGALASQADPLGTGSDPDAEDR